A genomic region of Ferroacidibacillus organovorans contains the following coding sequences:
- the groL gene encoding chaperonin GroEL (60 kDa chaperone family; promotes refolding of misfolded polypeptides especially under stressful conditions; forms two stacked rings of heptamers to form a barrel-shaped 14mer; ends can be capped by GroES; misfolded proteins enter the barrel where they are refolded when GroES binds): MAKDIKFREDARRAMLRGVDALADAVKVTLGPRGRNVVLEKKFGSPLITNDGVTIAKEIELEDPFENMGAQLVKEVATKTNDIAGDGTTTATVLAQAMIREGLKNVTSGANPLMLRKGIELAVAAAVEEIRAISKPVEGRDSIAQAAAVSAGDEEIGQLIADAMEKVGKDGVITVEESKGFTTELEVVEGMQFDRGYISPYMVTDSDKMEAVLDEPYILITDKKIGNIQEILPVLERVVQSGRPLLMIAEDVEGEALATLVVNKLRGTFTAVGVKAPGFGDRRKAMLQDIAVLTGGQVISEELGLELKNTSIDQLGRARQVRVSKENTIVVDGSGNRKDIDARINQIRVQLEETTSDFDREKLQERLAKLSGGVAVVKVGAATETELKEKKLRIEDALNTTRAAVEEGLVAGGGTALVNALRALDRVNAEGDIATGVSIVRRALEAPVRQIADNAGLEGAIIVERLKKEAVGTGFNAANGEWIDMFKAGVVDAAKVTRSALQNAASVAAMFLTTEAVIADKPEKEKAPMPGGGMGGMDMM; this comes from the coding sequence ATGGCAAAAGATATTAAGTTTCGTGAAGATGCTCGCCGTGCCATGTTGCGCGGTGTAGACGCACTGGCTGATGCGGTAAAAGTCACTCTGGGGCCGCGCGGCCGCAATGTCGTGCTTGAGAAAAAATTTGGTTCTCCGCTCATTACCAATGACGGTGTGACAATTGCCAAAGAGATTGAATTGGAAGACCCGTTTGAGAACATGGGTGCGCAACTGGTCAAAGAGGTTGCGACGAAAACCAATGATATTGCGGGCGATGGCACGACGACGGCGACAGTGCTCGCGCAGGCGATGATCCGTGAAGGCCTGAAAAATGTGACGTCTGGTGCAAATCCGCTCATGCTTCGCAAAGGGATTGAGCTCGCGGTTGCAGCTGCGGTCGAAGAGATCCGCGCGATCTCAAAACCTGTCGAAGGACGCGACAGCATTGCGCAAGCGGCGGCTGTTTCTGCCGGAGATGAAGAGATTGGCCAACTGATCGCGGACGCGATGGAGAAGGTCGGCAAAGACGGCGTCATTACGGTTGAAGAATCCAAAGGCTTTACGACGGAGCTTGAAGTGGTCGAAGGTATGCAGTTTGACCGCGGCTACATCTCTCCTTATATGGTCACGGATTCTGACAAGATGGAAGCGGTTCTCGACGAGCCTTACATCTTGATCACCGACAAGAAGATCGGAAACATTCAAGAGATCCTCCCTGTGCTTGAGCGCGTGGTTCAATCGGGCCGTCCGCTGCTCATGATCGCAGAGGATGTCGAAGGCGAAGCGCTTGCAACGCTTGTCGTGAACAAGCTGCGTGGAACGTTCACCGCAGTCGGGGTCAAGGCGCCGGGCTTTGGCGATCGCCGCAAAGCGATGCTTCAAGACATCGCGGTGCTTACAGGTGGCCAAGTGATCAGCGAGGAACTCGGGCTTGAACTGAAGAATACAAGCATTGATCAACTGGGTCGTGCGCGCCAAGTCCGCGTCTCCAAGGAGAACACGATCGTCGTCGACGGCAGCGGCAACCGCAAAGACATCGACGCACGCATCAATCAGATTCGCGTTCAGTTGGAAGAGACCACATCTGATTTTGATCGCGAGAAACTCCAGGAACGTCTCGCCAAACTCTCGGGTGGCGTCGCGGTTGTCAAAGTTGGTGCGGCGACAGAAACAGAACTCAAAGAGAAGAAATTGCGCATCGAAGACGCGCTCAACACGACGCGTGCGGCAGTTGAAGAAGGACTCGTCGCAGGTGGCGGTACGGCCCTTGTTAACGCGCTGCGCGCACTCGATCGCGTGAACGCAGAAGGCGACATCGCGACAGGCGTCAGCATCGTGCGCCGCGCGCTGGAAGCTCCTGTCCGCCAAATTGCGGACAATGCGGGCCTTGAAGGTGCGATCATCGTCGAGCGGTTGAAAAAAGAGGCTGTGGGCACAGGCTTCAACGCTGCAAACGGCGAATGGATCGATATGTTTAAAGCGGGCGTCGTCGACGCGGCGAAAGTTACCCGTTCGGCACTTCAAAACGCAGCGTCTGTCGCGGCGATGTTCTTGACCACTGAAGCGGTGATCGCGGATAAGCCTGAGAAAGAAA
- the groES gene encoding co-chaperone GroES, which produces MIKPLGDRVVLRALEREEKTASGIVLPDTAKEKPQEAEVVSVGPGRYEDGKLVAVDVKVGNRVIFSKYAGTEVKYDGVEYLIVRESDILAVVER; this is translated from the coding sequence ATGATTAAGCCACTCGGCGATCGTGTGGTGCTGCGCGCGCTGGAGCGTGAGGAAAAAACCGCCAGCGGGATTGTTCTTCCAGATACGGCAAAAGAAAAGCCGCAAGAGGCAGAAGTCGTCTCTGTAGGCCCAGGCCGCTATGAAGATGGGAAACTTGTGGCAGTCGACGTGAAAGTCGGCAACCGCGTCATCTTCTCTAAATACGCAGGCACTGAAGTCAAGTATGACGGTGTGGAGTATTTGATCGTTCGGGAATCAGACATCTTGGCGGTCGTTGAACGATAA